The genomic segment TCAGGCAAGAACTTGAGGTTTTTAACAAAAGAGGCTTGAGAGGAAGTTAAGGACCATGAAACAAGCAATGGAACAAAAAATTCCAGCAGTAACTTTAGGATGCAGGAAAACAGTGGTGTAGATTAGAGAGTAAATGGAAGTAGCCAATAtcctagttgacattaggaggaagaaatcgagctgggcaggccatgttaATGCATGTAGGGCAAACAACTGGTGGTATATCAGTCGcagaatgggtgccgagagaagggaagtgcagtcgagaatGGCAGAAAACTATAGGCAGTgcaatgaaattagaaaatttccaTGTATAAGATGGGGCCAGCTGGCATGAGAAAGGGTAATGAAAGATCACTGGGACAAACATTTGTTCTACAGTGGACACAGACGGGACAACGATGATGAATGCATATGGTACACGAGCACTTTTGTGTAAGCCATAGCGCAAATAAAAACTATATACTTTTCCCACCACCGACACTGGGTAAAGGCTCCCGTTCCTGCAAAAATGTGCTGTTGAGTGTTGGATGCGCCAACAACTTCACTATTACGTGGCATTGGCGCAATGTACTCTGTAGAGGGTGGCAATACAGGCTTATTGGTTGGTCACCATGGAATGGTATCTGGGtagcgcagcaaaacacggaCATAAGAAGAAACAAAGACATGCActtgtcttcgtttcttcttgtgtccgtgttttgctgCATTATTCGGATACCATTTCATGGTAAACCGTAGGGTTCACTGTATAGGAGACTCTGAGAGTGACAGCGTCTGTGCATGTATTTTGGAGGCCAGAACGGGCAATGCTGCCATGGACGAGGGCAAAGTTATGTGCATCACAAGGACGCTGTTACTGAGAAGATGGCAGTGGCTGATGTGAGAGACTGCTGCTGTTGTAGCCAAACAAGTCCAGAGCTAGAGGTATCACTAAcatgctgatatatatatatattttttttttctcagtaacAAACAGCTAAACCATTGTGAAGGGAAGTGTATGGAAGTGAAGTGTATGTCAATGTCTGCTTCGATTTAAGCATAGGCAGACATTCTGGGTTATGAACAGCTGAGCTGACATTATGTCTCAGTTAATCAGTCCTGATGAATTCACAACTTTACTAAAACCACCAGATGAGTTTGGTCTGACAACACGCGGCAAATACTCCTTCATACATGAAATGTGATATCCAAAAGCAACATTCAAGTAGAATTtgcaaacagaaagaaaagaaaaagagaataaaaaaaagaaatcatacaCATTCACAAGGTTTGAGCAGACACAAAATGCATACAGCAAATAAACCCACCTCCCAGTGAGCCATTCCGGTGGGCACAGTAAATGCTGAAGGGTACGTCAATATCTCAGCACCCATTTTTGTCAAGCTGAGGGAAAATTCTGGAAACCTGAGGTCATAGCAGTGGAGTCAAGTAGTCAAGGAAACCAATACATCCGCAGAATCTCTTCTTGCTGGTTGTTATAAGTTAAAGCTGCACTAGTTTGTCTTAGGTACAGCCAATCTGAAATTGAACATTGCCTGTGAACAGCAGAGACATAACGTGTTTCTACATGGTAAACAGTGGTCAAACAAGGGATGCCTCAGGCCACAGCTGACATAACAACATAGTGACatgtcttcgtcagggcagtCTGGTGTTTTGCGCTaaagtaattatggatttgcaccaactagcccgccaacgcattgtgtagTAACTGCACTTTCtactttgcttttttttactCTTAAAGGGAGACATCTTCATACAACTCAGTTTCTTTCATAGGTCGGCATGCCGCACATGAGTACAGTGACTCATACTTGCTCCCTACTCATTTCACAGGCGTGAGATTGAATGTTAATGAGTGGCAAAAGTGGTGAATGGATGCGAGTATAAACAGGAGTGAGTGCCTGTTAACATGAGTACGAACAAAAGTCAGTGAGGGTGATTTTGAGTGGACTTGAGCTGTCAACGTGAACGACTGTCAGCCATTGTAAGTTGATGTGAGCATTTATGGGAGTGCCAGCAACTGTTTATCGAAGTGACCATAAATCTGAGTGAGTGCTGGTGAACATGGGTGGGAACACAAGTACTTATCCTACGAACATATTGGTGCGTAAGTATCTGCTTATCCTATCAACCTATGGTTTCCTTGAGCCCCCCTTTTCAATATTCTTTTCCCTTTCTTATACTGCTCGTTTTTGAACTGTTTCCTTAGTTTTGGGAAGGCTAAGCCCACTAGATTGACGACGCCCACGTACATGTGAAGAGCGCTCTGCTTTTGTCGCCCCCTGCTTGTTGAAGGAATCTGCAGTGCAACCCCTCGCAGGTGTCTTCTCTGTCCCACCCAAAACCCCCTTTTCAACATGCTGACTTGCCTCACCCTACCGACACCTACATTCTCCTTCTCAATCAAGGTGGAGGAAAGTGAGCTACAAAAACGCTGCCAAGGAAAGCATTTGTTGCTCTGGGTGTCGGTTACTTCCAGGTCTTCACCTGCTTGTGAACCTCTGCCTTATTCGTATTCGTAACTGAATGCAGCAGCAGCGCTTAACCTGTCAACACTTAAAGCAATGGGCAACCATTCAGCATTAACCATACCTACATAAGCGGTGCTCCATATAGCGGCACATGCTGTGCCCAGTGTGGAAGCTGCAACATGGGAGCATGAACACTTCTTTTGGACATGTTTGTAAACTAGCCACAGCTGAGCTCATCAAGCACATGCaataaagggacagacaaccgctcagaacatgacTCACGATAACACCGCTAATGGAAAGATGGCTTATCGTATTGGTTAAAATGAGCCATGTCTTCCTCATAAAACATGAATTTATATTCTTAAGTCTTCACTAAATGTCACAAAAAGTGACCTTTGGCACTCCACGTGGCAAAAACACGAAGATGCATAAGAGGCCTATCACGTGACCTTCTATTAGTGTACGCAGTTCCTGGTCTTCTATTAGTATTAAAATGCAGCACACTTTTTTTTGTTATAATATTTTTCTGACTTAGACTGTACAGATAGTGATAGTGAGTGGAAAAATGCTGCTGCCTTCGCCATAATTTTTGAGGAGTTGGCATGGTTTGTCTATCGACAGAATAATGACGgcgggggccagccagccatgacatAGGCGTATGCTTGGGAAAAAATGCAGTACAAATGTAAGAAAGGTCGACACAACGACACAAACTTATTGTACctgctttttattttcaaaagtggttgaaaaggtaaAAATGTAGACAGTTAACCCCAGTTGCACTCACTCCTGTGGAAGCAGAATGACGGGcagctttcacaatttgcgatgCAGGCTATCGATATCGCTCGAACTTCTCAGCATTGCTGGAGGACTCTTactttttttagaggctgctcagatcgaaaaattctgcttacaaaaTATACATGCGCTTTTGGGAGTAACTGCTGCAGGCATAAACACTACCTGGGGTGAGCTTTGTGTTGTGCCATAAAACATAAGGTCCTTGAAaatcagttgtcagtccctttaaacaGGTGCATGCATGCAACACACTTCATTTATAGCTGCTTGTCTCTTGGGAGGAACCCACATCAACTTGCGCTCGTAATTTCGAGCAGAATACTGAAGTTATCCCCACAACCTCCGGCTACAGCAGATTCCCTATGCCACAGTTCTCAGTAGACATACAGTTGGCCAGAAGGGTTTACAGGACGCGGGTCCAGAAATCGGTGGCtgtgtaaaatataaattatacATAACAATAACGGCCATCTTGAATTATGAACCTCAGCTACAACAAGTGAAGGAGCGGCAAGCAATTCAAATTGACTGTGGCAagacagtaaagaaaaaaattttgaagctTTTCAATATAGCTCGGCATGTTAAAAACATACAACGTACGCACAGCTGTGCCGCGGACTGTGCCTCGTTTAACAAAAACAGAAGGATATAATTCCGAGGCCAACTTTTCCAGCAGGTGTTGCGACAGGTACGGGAATCGTTGACCCTGCAATGGTGTAGTCTGACTCCcggctcctgaccgtcccgacgTCAACATCGAAGAGATGAACCTTGCTGTACGTTCCCACCGTGTCCCCTGTACTGTTGATGACCACATGTGTGTTGTAAATGCGGCTGCTCGGTTCATTTACGTCCTGCAAAGTTTTATTCTTGTCAGAGGAAATTTTTGTTCTTGGAGAAATCCTGTCCTTGCTTCACAGAAGAACATACAAAATGGCTTTTCAAAATTATCTCTTGGAAAGTGAAGATTAACAACTAAAACGAAGAAAAAGGAATGATAGATGCCCAAAGTAGTGTGTGAGCTTGACAATGTATTCCACTCACTGTCATTAAATGGCCAAGCACAAGCTTTCATACATATATTGTAGTGAGAGTATTCGTTCCAAATTGTGCAAAAACTTGTGCACAGAAAACAGTTTTCATTTACAAAATATTCCACTGAGGCTGGTTTGTAAAATGTGTTATAGTTCGTCACAAAGGTGAAATACACTTTTGTAGCCTCATCTACAAATGAATATGTTGAAGCTGCGCAAAACTGCTTCAACAAGAATGGCTTTATTGTGCTTTCTTCTAGACTTCGGCGACCACAGACATTTTGATAGGAAATGTAAATGTCATGCCATGAGGCGCAAAATGCAGACAGAGAGTATGCCATTGTGGATATGCCTATGTATTCATCTTTCAAGCCCTATCTACACAATGCAAGTCCCTTATATCTTTAGAAAGCTTAGAACACACCTTAACATGGACACTGCCAAGTGATAGCCAAACGCCTAGCTTCCGTGCGAGTTCCTTGTACTTGGTAACAATTGGACCATCCAGTGGCTCAGCCAATTCATATGCTTGTGCCTTCTTTTCCGCTATGAAGTCAACTGCTTCCGGTAAAAAGACCACCTAAAAGACAACAATAATGGTTAAGCAAAATCATAGGATGCATGCAGTTATATATGAAAGCTCTACTGTAAAATCACATTGCATATGGTAAATTTCCACCAAGTACCGTGTTCCGTAAGCAAGCAAGCTTAGTAAATGCGGACGCTGTACATTGTTTCGCCGTAGCTGTGACAGATGGCACTACCAATATGTTGCAATGAAATCGACACGTTTTGTCGGTGGCGTCGCCCCAGACAACGCGCACTTTTTATTTGTTGTGAACGAAACAGTCAAGTGATAGATGCAAACTAAATTTACCAGGCAATGCTAACTCTGTGCTAAGTTTCAGCTCGAACAAGCAAACAGTTTTGCCAGAAGAGTCATGTATATTTGGTGCTCCTACCTACGAAACGTCTGAGCAGTAGATGCTAGTGTTTTAATACAAGAGTCCACAATGTGAAGGCAAATATTGTCAAGGCGGCGCTAACGGGCTGTACGGCCGTCGTTACGCAGAAAAATTTTCAAAATCAACAAATATTCCAGCTTCTATTTTGCTGCAATAAATGCTCTCGAGCTCTCACCTGGGCACCTCTCTCCCGAGCTTTTTGGATAAGCGCGGAGCACGTCTCAAAGTTAGCCGCCTTATCCGAAGTGGACGTCACTTGGCACACGGCGATGAGGTTTCCGTTTGAGGAAGTCGTGCTAAACATCTTGCGTGCCGCTGATGGACGTACCAACGATCTCACGATCAGCTCGCTGAGCTTGCCTCGTGCGGTGCGAGATATGGCGGCCAAAGCTGGCGGAGAAACAGAAAGTTGACAGTCAGGACAAAGCGGAAATTACAAGCAATACGGGTGCTCGCAGCGATCCTATCAGCCTGTTCTCTCGGTCGGCGATTGCACGTGCGTAATTGCGCGGTCGCCACAGCTGCGAGCGGCCGAGATCGGACGACAATAAACTCAATGTCCAGTAACAATGCGAAATAGCAGCAGTGAAGCCGACGTACCCATTATCGTAGGACGCTTGGCAGCTCGACAATTTAAGTTCCCACGGTTGTTTTTATAGTTGGTTTCGGGTGCGAACGGCGCATTTCGCGCTCGAAAATAACGCCGACAAGTGATAAAAAGCACCTAGGGACACCTAGAGGTAACAACAAACATAGTTGTAGTTCTCCGATAGAGTAATAAAAGTGGCCAATCCCCAAGTAATAGTGTCTGTGCTGCCCTCGAGCGTTCAAAAACTGCCACGCGTTGCTTCGCAAGCATTGCTCCAAGCCGGCTCTCTGCCTGTGCCTCGCCTTACCAGCCTCGCCAACTTCAGAGTTTACACATCGACCAGCCGGCAAGAAGAAACATGGTTTTGGACCTAGAACTTTTCCGCGCCGACAAGGGTGGGGACCCCGAAAAGATACGGGAGAACCAGCGAAGACGTTTTAAAGATCCCGGACTCGTGGACAAAGTCGTCGATGCCGATACAGTGTGGCGAAAACGTGAGTTGTGTGTGCGGTGCCTTGCGTGCGTGTGACAAGCGGCTGGTAAACCACGTTTGCCGCTTTGCATGCGCGTGGCGTATGCAGCAATCGTGGCCCCTCGTTTCGTCACTCGGTTTCTCGGAGTGTTGCAGAATATAAACTTCGCCggaaagaaattttttttaaatatgaagtTTGATATTTCGTTGCCGTGCTCCGTTTGTCGCAGTGAGGCATCAACTGGACAACTGGAACAAGTTGAAAAACCTGTGCAGCAAGGAGATTGGCCAGAAAATGAAGGTAAGGCGAGGACAGCTAGTCGAGTGCAAATTGCCGCGTTGCTTGAATGGGGCGACCTGCTACAAATTTCACGCTGAATCGAACCTGAAACGTAACTCAGGTGGGCATGGCTTCAGAAGTTCGTGGTAGGTTGCTGGTGTGTCTTATCACGTGTCGACTTGAGTTTCAACGTCGGACCGATGTCGCCAGCAAGGTTTGCCACGAACATGTGCCgccttcagtgttttttttttttttgttcttttataaTGTTCCGGAAAACTAGCTATTGTAATACTGTCTCGCAGTATGTTGCTCCCGTTTCATTGTTTTGTCATGTCTTGGCGGCCAGCAGGGCTTGTTCATTGTTATCTCTCGGTATTTCTCCCGGTTTCAGAAAAAGGAGAACGTCGGCGAAGGCGACCACTTACCTGACAGTGTGGTTGAAAAGCTGAGCGAACTTACTTCGGAGGTGCTACAGGTAAATCACAATATCACCTTCCTAATGAGCTTTTCACAAGCTACTGGAAAGAACTTTGCAGTCCACAGCCCACTACATTTCCACACCGACATCCCTAACAGTGAACCTTGGCCTGTTACTGATGAAGTGAAATGAAAGAAAGTTTCATCTCGTAATTATGTGCACCAACAGTTTTGACCCAGTTTTAACCCAGTTTTAAACAGTAGTTTTTAAACGTGCGTGCGATGCTGTCATGCATTGACAAATTTTGTGCCCATTGTTATGACGTATTATGCTCATTCGCACTGATTAGTTGCTTTGCCAAGAAAATTTGACATTAAAATGACATCAACCAGGCAACACAGGCTGAACCTGTTAATGCATGAGGCTGGTCAATCGATCAAATTGTTTTGACATTCTAGAGGTTTTCCTGGGCCATGAGAGATGCTTTACGGACGGATTTGAGGTTATTTTTTGAGCCACATGTGCCTGTTAACTTGCACAAGTTGCCATTGCTCCCCACTGTACTACACCTGTTCTGCACCTCCATCAGAGTACATATACAGCGTCTGGGAGCCAATTGCACCACCATATGTTCAGCAGCTGAATAGCAACATCATGGCAGCTTGGTTGTTTTGATTTTGGTTGTTTCGTGCTGCGCTCATTACTGGGTTATTTGCCTTTAACAAGCACAGGGGTGCACATATTCTCTTATGTAATAAGGTGAAATCGAGTTGGCTGATTGCGTTATTGCAGTTTGTACAGTTGGCTGATGCTCTTGCCTGTTTTGAGGTACAGGCCTGAACTCAAAGCTATGACTAGACTTGCCTGCTACGTGTTTTGCCTTATTCATGTATCTTTGTCCATCTTGTTTGTTCCTCTTTCTTGCCCTGTTACaaagtagctggctagaggaatgtacttCAAGCTGACCTCTGCCTTTCTCATCATGAAACTTTTCTCAACCTCACACTTCACTTGGTTTCATAGAAATCACAGCATTTATTAAATTTTggtgcttttctttcttgccatcTCTGTAGGGAATTTTCAAGCCAGACTTTGGTgcttctgcttctttcttttcagaGCCTCACTGTCAATCAGATAAAGCGAATTAGGGTACTCATCGACGAAGCCATAGTTCAGTGCAACAAGGACCTCGACACCTATGAAGCGGAACGAAATGCTGCACTCCGTGAAATGGGCAACTGGCTTCACGAGTCGTGTGTTGTCTCCAATGATGAGGTGTGCGtccctttcctcctcctcttctaaTACTCTGGTCACACGGGGCACTTTTGGTCGCGATCGAGCCTGATAGAGACTGAATTTTTCAACTGTGATTGACACCTTTCTGCAGCTTGCACCAATGATCACATCATTATTGGTTAAGTTTATCTTGATATTGCTTGTTTGCAAAAGTGACCATATGTCTGGGGTTGTCAGGCTCTGAAGCATTGATCGGATTTAAAAAGATTATAAAACATGGAAAGGTTAGCAGAGAAAGTATACAATACTGTGCAACAAAGTGAGAGCAGTTGCGAGAGCAGCTTAAGGGCTCCAAATTCTGTTTGTCCTTTCTGTTGCGCTGACGATGACAGCCATTGTCGTCATTGGGTTATTGTCAGTCATCTCCCCAACCTCAGCTTTACCCTAGCTATAGGGCAAAACCGAATAAACTTTGTCCACCACTTCCCCTTAGATTCATGCCCAGCTGCAATGGGCACCTGGGAGCTTGACACGCTAACCACTGTGCTATCATGCAGCTTTGACACTTGGCAATTTGTGCAGTGTTGTATGCATCGCATAGACGAGGATATCACCATGTGTATTGCTAATTAAGTGAGTTCTTGAGTAGATAAAGGTTCCAGTTGTGGGAGCCTGCTACTGTTGCAGTAGATGAGTTCAGAGCCAGAGAAGTCTTGGAAATCCACTgtatttttgtgtgtatgtgtgtgttgtgTTCTTTCACTTGCTGATGATGTTTGGTTGTGGACCTTTAACATTACTATAAGAAAGGAATagatttctttaaatttttatGTTGGAGTAGAGCTCTCGAAAGTTTGACGGAAGGGCTAAATGAACAGATCATTCAATCCTATGACATGTCCAACTCATATTTTATTCAAATATGAGAATGTAACCCACATAATTTTGCCATGTCACTtgtggtattattattattattattattattattattattattattattattattattattattattattatattgttgttgttgttgttgttgttgttgttgttgttgtacatcATTATTCGGAAGCAATCATTTGTCTTTGGTTGTTGTGATCTTGCTGCCGTAAAATACCATACAATTCCAAATTCAGTGGTGGTAGAGGCAGAAATTTCCTCTGCTCTGAGTGACTGTCGATTTCTTGTTTATCTCCAGGATGAAAACGCTGTGATAAAGACCCACGGAGATGTCGAGACAAAAAAGAAGTACTCGCACGTCGACTTGATTGTCATGATCAATGGAATGGATGGTGATCGGGGCTCGGTCACAGCTGGTGGGCGTGGCTACTACCTAATGGTTGGTTTGCAATTACATTTGGAGAGAGTttggggtcactgtttgtggtcgctgtatcattcatgcaggagagagagaaataacgtttGTTTGCACCCGCAAAAATAGCCCCGAGGAGTCaagagtcttcctgtctctttggcTTGCTCCTCCCTTTTCAGATGGCTGATGCTCCTTGGAGCTCAGTGGTGTCCAAAGCCATGTGGATGACTTCTGTTTGATCATCTTCCTTCGAGCAGGTCATTAAAGTCTTTCAGGATTGTCTATACCTATCTGGTTTATTGTATCTAGGACACGTCCATATTACGTGGATGCAGGAAATTACCTGAGTGTAGGAGGGGTAGGGAAGCTGCTGGCAATGACAGACTCTGTGTCAGTGCCAGGAGCCACCAGCGTGTTGGACAAATTTTTTGTCTTGTCGTGTTGcagttaagaagaagctttagctcgggcccaactccgacgcggcctattcaaatacatgtaaaacgcaaaaacgtttttctgagataacccgtcgaccaattttaatgaaatttgttgcatttgagagagaaagttaaattctagtgactgttggaagcggaatttcaatttagtttctgaattttgttacaagaattttcaaaaattagaaagtctgaaaaaaatagaagcacgaaatttacaaattcatagctctgcaccaagtacagatattacgttgtttacaagggttttgcaaaagctgtatttgcatattactaaatttttttagattcatgtgtaacatataaattttgtccgccttagatgcgctattagatgcaattcacagaattgtattatcatatctttattgctgagttacagagttgtgaacGTGTAGCTTTGTAttgtgaaaattttcgattttttccaattttaataaaatatttatgaCCTAAATAGAAACTACGAaacctacagtcactagattttaagattttaaatgcaacaagcctcgtcaaatttggtgcagtggttgccaagaaaaatgaattctccttttacatgtatttagattggagcaccCATGCTACAGCTTCTTGACAAAAGGAAAGGCGCCTGGCTAACATGGTTACCTATAAGAGAGAGGTGCTGTGAACAATTAGGGCCTATAACAGAACTAGAACCAAGACAAAAACAACTTAACCATTATGTTTATGAGAATTCCAGCACAAGACTAAAGAGAAGAATGTGCAAATGAGCTGTCAGGCATTTTAGGAACGAAAATCTGGTCTATTTATTGTTAgccagaaggaaaagaaagcaacagtCGGGACTTTTGGGCCCCTCCGACTGGGTCAAGTCAAGACTCGGGGACATTTACTGCCTAAAAAAACAAGACTGTCTTGCTGAATTAAGGATGGTTGGCTACCCtagtcagtactcctttaaggtaGACAAAGTTTACCAAGCATTATGTCACTTTTTACAATGTGAGCTTACCGAAAGACATGTTATGCATAGTTTTGGATATTTACAGTGTGCTTGAGAACAGGTTGCTCCCTTGCTGATGTGTGCAGAATGCAGCTGTGTTCTTGGAGCAAGCCCTTCTGCAGCTGTCGCTGCAGATGCTGCACGCCAAGGGCTACTCGCCCCTGTACACGCCCTTCTGCATGCGCAAGGAAATCATGCAGGAGGTGGCGCAGCTCAGCCAGTTCGACGAGGAGCTCTACAAGGTGGGCGGTTGAAGTGGTGTGCGCACACATACTTATGGCAGCAGCCCCAGTTGAACCTTTTTAGCCCTTTCACTACCGCTGATGAATATAGTCATCACCGAAATTTGTTCCAGTATAGCCGATGACGAGTATTGTTTTGTCACAAGGAACAATACCTTGCAATGTGAACCAATAACGAGCATGATCATCAGCTTACTTCTTGTTGGTGTTTTTTGGCACTAAATGGCAGCTTTTGTTAACATTAGTAGGCTAGTGCTgtgttttttttgttgctgttttttttttttctctttattatgGGCTGCTTGAATGCTTACATGCAAACATGGTAGCCTGAGTGCCACATTTTTAGGAAGCGTCTGGTAAATTTGGCACAATTTTTGTCATTCTCTGCAAGGTCGATCCAGATAGGTCACGAAGCTTTGGACGAAAAGCAGTTCAGAACAATTTGTCACCGACATCAACTATGGTGGTTATGGTAGCAGCAATTGAAGCGCGACTTTGTTtagagggaacaaacattggaaaagaaaaaagtgttTTTTAATTAAAGGAAACGACAATTAAATTCATTCACCGAAAATAAAATTACCATTCAATTTTATACATGTGTGACgagtaaagaaaagacaactctATTTAATGTTGTCATTATCAGTAATTACCTTTCTTTATGGCCCATCGTAAGAGGGATTGTTGACTCTGTTATCACttacacactctaaaaacagtttgcaccctttggggtgtatatttgtcccacaacaataatcgtcatctgccttgcttgcgtttcctttcttgaaaactcggcgctcgctactttcctgtcgagaatgctgcgtcacactgataacgcgcatgccgttcgtgaccgggaagtaccgggctcgcagcgttaaagaaatgcgagcaagacagatgacgattattgttgtaggacaaatatacaccccaaagggtgcaactgtttttagagtgcagtgcAATGCAGgtcttgaagtgtgcagaaaggtaCGCTTGTAAAGTTCACCTATTACAAGACGCCCCCCTCAGACGTTGTGCTGGTTTGCTTGttgacgtttgtctgaatttgttgacgcgggtagcttcatcgtttcttaacatgttcagtcaaaagtagtgagttgcGACCACCAGATGATTGTTTACTTTAGTTGTTTTCGCGCGACTGCGCTGGTCGatgggcttggcatccgacgataggaccagcactctacacctaaagctttcgtcgacctccaaagaaagtatgtttcgTGCAGGGGTGTGATTTCGACACCCATACGGCTGACCTTCTGCTGCATCACTTTCCACACTGAAAGCTTGAAACGCCCATAAAGTCGAAGGGCGCGAcatttgaatatacagctctaatggcaggccaTCAAAACAAATTTCGtgcctttgagaacaaaatgatgTCACTTCTATTTTTAACGGATCTGGCATTACATTATTTTTCTTCCGCCAGAAGTGTTCCCTCAttatacagatggcgctaagccccatggaccacCATGTTTTGAATGTATGGGCTTCTATGTAAGCTttgctaccaggtatatttatattgttttttgCTGTATGGAAAGGTTGAAGAGGTGCTAAAGTGGGATGTTTGTACCTGTCAACATTTACATTTTTATCATAAAATGTCCAATTTGTAGAGTTTGTTTATGGCTGTTGTATTGTCTGCAAGAATTTAGAGGTTTTTCACTTGTAGTCATTTCAGGCCGAATCTCACTTCAGAAGAATGCAGATACAGTTACC from the Dermacentor variabilis isolate Ectoservices chromosome 9, ASM5094787v1, whole genome shotgun sequence genome contains:
- the SerRS gene encoding seryl-tRNA synthetase — protein: MVLDLELFRADKGGDPEKIRENQRRRFKDPGLVDKVVDADTVWRKLRHQLDNWNKLKNLCSKEIGQKMKKKENVGEGDHLPDSVVEKLSELTSEVLQSLTVNQIKRIRVLIDEAIVQCNKDLDTYEAERNAALREMGNWLHESCVVSNDEDENAVIKTHGDVETKKKYSHVDLIVMINGMDGDRGSVTAGGRGYYLMNAAVFLEQALLQLSLQMLHAKGYSPLYTPFCMRKEIMQEVAQLSQFDEELYKVIGKGGDGAVDEKYLIATSEQPIAAFHRDEWLSPEALPIRYAGISTCFRQEVGSHGRDTRGIFRVHQFEKVEQFCITSPHDNKSWEMFDEMIGNAEEFCQKLGIPYRVVSIVSGALNNAAAKKHDLEAWFPGSGAFRELVSCSNCLDYQARRLLVRYGQTKKMNAQTEYVHMLNATMCATTRVICAILENNQTEEGVVVPEALRPFMPLEYRELIPFVKPAPIDEAETKKQRKHREGMEKKGGEDKKEE